From one Desulfitibacter alkalitolerans DSM 16504 genomic stretch:
- the aroB gene encoding 3-dehydroquinate synthase: MNKLHIGLGQNSYDILLYHGALNEIKNQLGFLGNTKMCCIVSQNNIFKHHGLELYKTLKKAGFKVHIHIIPDGEVAKSTDYCNRLYEFLLAKNYDRHSLLVAFGGGVVGDLTGFVAATYMRGIPYIQIPTTLLSSVDSSVGGKTGINFGGIKNIVGSFYQPKLVVIDTNFLKTLPLDEFKAGLGEVIKYAILDGEEFFTDLYNDIHIINSSHAKLPQIIKRCCEIKAKIVEADEKETSGSRMLLNLGHTMGHAVEVLAGFKHGEAVSIGMAYAARLSNQLGHLSDHDTSRIIEIIKKSGLPWEVPCHLSSAALFKLIEKDKKQSKGNMNWILPHGIGDVRIHSIRQVDASYLIKVLKKC; encoded by the coding sequence ATGAATAAACTACACATTGGATTGGGACAAAACAGTTATGATATTTTACTATACCATGGTGCTTTAAATGAAATTAAAAATCAACTGGGTTTCTTAGGCAATACTAAAATGTGCTGTATTGTTTCTCAGAATAATATTTTCAAGCATCATGGCCTTGAACTATATAAAACATTAAAAAAAGCAGGCTTTAAGGTTCATATACATATTATTCCAGATGGGGAAGTGGCTAAAAGTACAGATTACTGCAATAGGTTGTATGAGTTTCTCCTGGCAAAAAACTATGATAGACATTCACTTCTTGTAGCCTTTGGTGGCGGCGTTGTGGGAGATTTAACAGGCTTTGTTGCTGCAACTTATATGAGGGGTATCCCCTATATACAAATTCCCACGACACTACTGTCATCTGTTGACAGCAGTGTAGGTGGAAAAACTGGCATCAATTTTGGTGGGATTAAGAATATTGTGGGATCTTTCTATCAGCCAAAGCTTGTAGTTATAGATACTAACTTTTTAAAAACCCTGCCCCTTGATGAATTTAAAGCCGGCCTGGGGGAAGTGATAAAGTATGCTATACTTGATGGCGAGGAATTTTTCACAGATTTATATAATGATATTCATATAATTAATTCTAGTCATGCCAAACTACCGCAAATTATAAAAAGATGCTGTGAAATTAAAGCCAAAATAGTGGAAGCTGATGAAAAAGAAACTTCAGGCAGCAGAATGCTTCTAAACTTAGGCCACACAATGGGCCATGCAGTTGAAGTTTTAGCAGGCTTTAAGCATGGAGAAGCTGTTAGTATTGGTATGGCTTATGCAGCTAGATTATCCAACCAATTAGGTCATTTATCTGACCATGATACTAGTCGGATAATAGAAATAATCAAAAAGTCAGGTTTGCCCTGGGAGGTACCGTGTCATTTAAGTAGTGCTGCTTTATTTAAGCTTATAGAAAAGGATAAAAAGCAAAGCAAGGGCAATATGAACTGGATCTTACCTCATGGAATAGGCGATGTTAGAATTCATTCAATAAGACAAGTGGACGCTTCCTATCTTATTAAGGTTCTCAAAAAATGCTAG
- a CDS encoding GspE/PulE family protein — protein sequence MDKKNTQINTEVLNLIPKSIILRHRVFPMELQEKVLKVAVVDSFNVVAFDDIYLATGYEVEPVVVSEEDLDQLLDKYFGYSELDSNTIKEILEINEDDNSSLDINQNSISELEINDAPIIKVVNSLIHRAVMLKASDIHIEPLQDMVKVRFRKDGVLIDITNLPRAFTSLIASRIKIIGKMDIAEKRLPQDGRANITLNKKQVDLRISSLPTVHGEKVVIRILDKSTMFLGLDMLGMEERTLSIYKKLIKRPHGMILFTGPTGSGKTTSLYATLNYLKNPLQNIVTIEDPVEYVLPGINQTGVNNKIGLNFASGLRAILRQDPDIIMLGEIRDSETAGVAVQAAITGHLVFSTLHTNNASGAIARLIDMDIEPFLVSSAVIGVIAQRLVRKICDDCRLEYVVPIDSIERTILKKSPNESLILYKGRGCNRCNHTGYNGRVALFEILLITGDIHKLILNKASTGDIFVKAADEGMMTFSQDGISKALQGITTLEEVNRVVFGVIDGYS from the coding sequence ATGGATAAGAAAAATACTCAAATCAATACAGAAGTTTTAAATCTCATACCAAAATCTATTATCCTACGACACAGAGTATTTCCTATGGAATTACAGGAAAAGGTTCTCAAAGTGGCGGTAGTGGATTCCTTTAATGTAGTTGCCTTTGACGATATCTATCTTGCAACAGGTTATGAAGTTGAGCCTGTTGTAGTCAGTGAGGAAGACCTGGATCAATTGCTAGATAAATACTTTGGCTATTCGGAATTAGACAGTAACACCATTAAAGAAATTCTAGAAATAAATGAAGATGACAATTCTAGTCTTGATATTAATCAAAATTCCATTTCTGAATTAGAAATAAATGATGCTCCCATCATCAAGGTTGTTAACTCTCTGATTCACAGAGCTGTAATGCTAAAGGCCAGCGACATACATATTGAACCACTGCAGGACATGGTTAAGGTTCGCTTCCGAAAGGATGGAGTTTTAATTGACATTACAAACCTGCCAAGAGCCTTTACGTCATTAATAGCCTCAAGAATAAAGATTATTGGCAAAATGGATATTGCTGAAAAGAGACTTCCCCAGGATGGCAGAGCAAATATAACGTTGAATAAAAAACAGGTTGATTTGAGGATATCTTCCCTGCCTACAGTACATGGTGAAAAAGTCGTCATTCGTATTTTAGATAAATCAACTATGTTCCTTGGGTTGGATATGCTTGGCATGGAGGAAAGGACTCTAAGCATCTATAAAAAGCTTATCAAAAGGCCCCATGGGATGATTTTATTTACTGGACCAACTGGGAGTGGGAAAACAACATCTTTGTACGCAACTTTAAACTACTTAAAAAATCCTCTTCAAAACATTGTGACCATAGAGGACCCAGTTGAATATGTACTTCCAGGTATTAATCAGACAGGCGTTAATAATAAAATAGGATTAAATTTTGCATCAGGGTTAAGGGCTATCTTACGTCAGGACCCTGATATTATTATGTTAGGGGAGATTAGAGATAGTGAAACAGCAGGGGTAGCGGTACAGGCTGCCATCACCGGGCATCTTGTTTTTAGTACCCTGCATACAAACAATGCCTCTGGTGCAATAGCAAGACTTATTGATATGGATATCGAGCCCTTCTTGGTGTCCTCTGCAGTCATAGGAGTAATAGCCCAGCGACTAGTGAGAAAAATATGTGATGACTGCAGACTAGAATATGTGGTTCCAATAGATTCAATTGAAAGGACTATTTTAAAAAAATCACCTAATGAATCATTAATTTTATACAAGGGCAGGGGATGTAATAGATGTAATCATACTGGGTATAATGGCCGAGTGGCTTTATTTGAAATTCTCCTTATTACAGGTGATATTCATAAACTAATTCTTAATAAAGCATCTACAGGAGATATTTTTGTTAAGGCTGCTGATGAAGGTATGATGACTTTTTCTCAGGATGGTATTTCCAAGGCTTTACAGGGCATTACAACATTAGAAGAAGTAAATAGGGTTGTTTTTGGAGTAATAGATGGATACTCTTAA
- a CDS encoding type II secretion system F family protein produces the protein MTIYNYRVMDHKGQYQEGTIEAEDIKSAANRLREQGLYVVKLDTNRRSLDLIDYFSSVKSIDLASLNQQLGVLVNAGIPLVSALEVVEKQTDNPKMQKAITSVKASLREGKTFYHSLKQHSNIFDSMMLNMVQAGELGGVLGNILFRLSEHYEREHEVKEKVKAAMTYPVLVLVMSVAAVIFMIIFILPVFAGMLGEMSNALPIPTKILISFSGILLNYWHLNLLILFSMSVSFILYSRSLTGRALVDKIRIGFPLLGDLHKKIIVARFCRTLGILLGAGVPILHALEVTSQTTDNSIFMQALTRCRDVVMDGKSMVKPLLDSGIFPYMVAHMAKVGEETGKLDVLLIQVGDYFQREVDRKMDNLSKLIEPAMIIIVGGLVGFLVLSMVLPMFTIISSF, from the coding sequence ATGACTATATATAACTACCGGGTAATGGACCATAAGGGTCAGTACCAGGAGGGTACAATTGAAGCTGAAGACATAAAATCTGCTGCAAATAGATTAAGAGAGCAAGGACTTTATGTTGTAAAGCTTGATACTAATAGAAGAAGTTTAGACCTTATTGATTACTTTTCCTCTGTTAAATCCATTGACCTTGCAAGTTTAAATCAGCAGCTTGGTGTACTGGTCAATGCGGGTATACCCCTTGTTTCCGCCTTGGAGGTTGTTGAAAAACAGACAGATAACCCTAAAATGCAAAAGGCTATAACCAGTGTTAAAGCTTCTCTGAGAGAAGGTAAAACCTTCTACCACAGCTTAAAACAGCATTCAAATATATTTGATTCTATGATGCTAAATATGGTGCAAGCAGGAGAATTAGGAGGGGTTTTAGGAAATATATTATTTAGACTAAGTGAGCATTACGAAAGAGAGCACGAAGTCAAGGAAAAGGTAAAGGCAGCAATGACCTATCCAGTACTGGTTTTGGTAATGTCAGTTGCCGCTGTTATATTTATGATCATTTTCATATTACCAGTATTTGCAGGAATGCTTGGCGAAATGTCTAATGCACTTCCTATACCAACCAAGATTCTAATAAGCTTTAGTGGTATTTTATTAAACTACTGGCATTTAAATCTTTTAATTTTATTTAGTATGTCGGTCTCCTTTATCCTGTATTCACGTTCGTTAACAGGAAGAGCATTAGTGGATAAGATAAGAATTGGGTTTCCCTTGCTTGGAGATTTACATAAAAAGATTATAGTGGCACGTTTTTGTAGAACTCTTGGCATCCTTCTGGGTGCAGGAGTGCCTATCCTACATGCTCTAGAGGTTACAAGTCAGACAACAGACAACTCAATTTTTATGCAGGCCTTGACCAGGTGTAGAGATGTTGTAATGGATGGTAAAAGCATGGTAAAGCCCCTGCTGGATTCAGGCATATTCCCCTACATGGTTGCCCATATGGCAAAGGTGGGAGAGGAAACTGGCAAATTAGATGTGCTGCTTATACAGGTTGGAGATTATTTTCAGAGGGAAGTTGACCGTAAAATGGATAACCTGTCTAAACTCATTGAACCGGCTATGATAATAATTGTAGGTGGCTTGGTTGGATTTTTAGTATTATCAATGGTCCTACCCATGTTTACAATAATATCCTCCTTTTGA
- a CDS encoding pilus assembly FimT family protein — protein sequence MLNKNYSKGFTLIELVIVIAILGILMGIAAPVINQTVERHALAAYAREFAGDIRLVRHRNINGESTVKVQILGDKYVIKKGTVILETKNAPKGVRFLDIFGSEIYFSGFGVPLGVGPATIDITNSYGNIYEVTIMVATGRVRVRPHPDKW from the coding sequence ATGCTTAATAAAAATTATTCAAAAGGGTTTACGTTAATAGAGCTTGTGATAGTAATTGCAATATTAGGAATTCTTATGGGAATTGCTGCACCTGTGATAAATCAAACTGTAGAAAGACATGCACTTGCTGCATATGCACGTGAATTTGCAGGTGACATCAGGCTTGTACGTCATAGAAACATTAACGGTGAATCAACAGTTAAGGTACAAATCCTAGGTGATAAATATGTAATTAAAAAAGGCACGGTAATTTTAGAAACCAAAAATGCCCCCAAAGGGGTAAGATTTCTGGACATCTTTGGCTCAGAAATATACTTTTCTGGTTTTGGAGTTCCCCTTGGAGTAGGGCCAGCTACTATAGATATAACCAACAGCTATGGAAACATTTATGAAGTTACTATTATGGTTGCCACCGGCAGGGTACGTGTTAGACCTCACCCTGATAAGTGGTGA
- a CDS encoding type IV pilus modification PilV family protein yields the protein MIFFSDSKGLTLIEVVIASLLLVSVLAPIFTLMHSCLGSYHSAGDRSQLVVAGKGIMEETLASKDYTIKQHSGLTYSGDINLKYDLSISSYQGNHNLRNIEVRVYVSGKPDKQLYLNTIRTVR from the coding sequence ATGATTTTTTTTTCAGATTCAAAAGGATTGACACTCATAGAGGTGGTGATAGCCTCACTTTTGCTGGTTTCAGTCCTGGCTCCCATATTTACATTGATGCACTCTTGTTTAGGCAGCTATCATTCCGCTGGAGATAGAAGTCAGCTTGTTGTGGCAGGCAAGGGTATAATGGAAGAAACCCTTGCATCAAAGGACTATACCATAAAGCAACATAGTGGATTAACCTATTCTGGAGACATCAATTTAAAATATGACTTATCCATCAGCTCTTATCAAGGTAACCATAATCTACGAAATATTGAAGTCAGGGTTTATGTAAGTGGCAAGCCTGACAAACAGCTCTATCTTAATACAATTAGGACTGTAAGATGA
- a CDS encoding PilW family protein: MRDEKGLTLIELIVTLTIISFLLGGIYVILGGTFKVWLQGSEKMDIQQNARIAINTLETEIRRADRVNVNSSPTSLNLTINGRLTRYYLSGTQLLRNVSGEGNNPVAYNIKQLKFTYYPTVNSCSLVEIYMELESQGYVYKIASKVNVRAADF, encoded by the coding sequence ATGAGAGATGAAAAGGGTTTAACCCTAATAGAATTAATAGTAACATTAACAATTATTTCCTTTCTGCTGGGTGGCATTTATGTAATATTAGGGGGTACTTTTAAGGTTTGGCTGCAGGGAAGTGAGAAGATGGATATTCAGCAAAATGCCAGGATTGCTATCAATACCTTGGAAACTGAAATTCGAAGGGCTGATAGAGTAAACGTCAATAGTAGTCCTACTAGTTTAAATCTTACCATAAATGGCCGACTTACCCGCTACTATTTAAGTGGCACCCAACTATTAAGAAATGTAAGTGGGGAGGGAAATAACCCTGTTGCTTACAATATAAAACAGCTAAAGTTTACATATTATCCAACAGTTAATTCTTGCTCACTAGTAGAAATATATATGGAGCTTGAAAGTCAGGGCTATGTGTATAAGATTGCTTCAAAGGTTAATGTTCGTGCAGCAGACTTCTAA
- a CDS encoding pilus assembly PilX N-terminal domain-containing protein yields MGEKGVAMLSVILVILITIVLLNGLMAMTITEVKISFNDQYAAQAIYLAEAGNELALDYLYDNPYFRGELLNLSAFDKPFYLGEGRINSIRVENSSPNVRITSTGEVEGIVRKAALLVRISLIQNEGEGEEVTEIFIDKIKWLYAF; encoded by the coding sequence ATGGGAGAAAAGGGCGTTGCAATGCTTTCAGTGATACTTGTAATACTAATAACAATAGTGCTCCTCAATGGATTAATGGCAATGACAATTACGGAAGTAAAGATTTCTTTTAATGATCAATATGCAGCACAGGCTATTTATTTAGCTGAGGCAGGAAATGAACTGGCTCTAGATTATCTCTATGACAATCCATATTTTCGTGGTGAGCTTTTAAATTTATCAGCTTTTGATAAGCCTTTCTATCTAGGAGAGGGGAGGATCAATAGTATTAGAGTTGAAAACAGCTCACCTAATGTAAGGATTACTTCAACAGGGGAGGTGGAGGGAATCGTGAGAAAAGCAGCCCTCCTAGTAAGAATAAGCTTAATTCAAAATGAAGGTGAAGGTGAGGAGGTTACTGAAATTTTTATAGATAAAATAAAATGGCTATATGCTTTTTAG
- the pilM gene encoding type IV pilus biogenesis protein PilM — MVIKFKRRNSRQLGIEISGKILTAVLCKHNTRDFELEQISIELDDNCVENGLFVKPREVSTLLNQLVKTHNWQGIDTVTTIVSRQMVVRHLDFPIMQDKELNETVKWEITQHIPYAEEDVIYDWCSLGPMKKDQPNMNTILLAAIPNATVNSYYHVFNETGVTLKAIDIVPSALRRWLLYLGMKQWPDVQVLTIGVINVGEEMTNLVIIKDGNIQFARSLAYGKQHLAVTGTEELFIEELYRSIEYYQNHYKGQLARIIITGVIDEKNRLHNMVSQIAQVRAEVGYIEINKLGPKYAVAAGLALKGVV, encoded by the coding sequence ATGGTTATAAAGTTTAAAAGGAGAAATTCAAGACAGCTAGGAATAGAGATAAGCGGTAAAATCCTTACAGCAGTATTATGTAAACATAATACTCGTGACTTTGAATTAGAGCAGATTTCAATAGAGTTAGATGATAATTGCGTAGAAAATGGACTTTTTGTTAAACCCCGAGAAGTTTCTACATTACTTAATCAACTTGTAAAAACACACAACTGGCAGGGAATAGATACAGTTACAACCATTGTCAGTCGTCAAATGGTTGTAAGGCATTTAGATTTTCCAATAATGCAGGATAAGGAACTTAATGAGACAGTAAAATGGGAAATCACACAACATATACCCTATGCTGAAGAGGATGTAATTTATGACTGGTGCAGCCTGGGTCCCATGAAAAAAGATCAACCAAATATGAACACAATTCTTCTAGCAGCTATACCAAATGCCACAGTTAATTCATATTATCATGTTTTTAATGAGACCGGAGTTACCCTTAAGGCAATAGACATAGTTCCATCAGCTCTTCGAAGATGGCTCTTGTATTTGGGGATGAAGCAATGGCCAGATGTTCAGGTGCTGACAATTGGGGTTATTAATGTTGGAGAAGAAATGACTAATCTTGTAATTATTAAGGATGGAAACATACAATTTGCACGTTCCCTTGCATATGGAAAACAGCATCTTGCAGTGACAGGGACTGAGGAGCTATTTATAGAAGAACTTTACAGGTCAATAGAATATTATCAAAATCATTATAAGGGACAATTGGCTAGAATCATAATTACAGGTGTAATAGATGAAAAGAATCGGTTACATAATATGGTTTCCCAAATTGCCCAGGTGCGTGCAGAAGTAGGATATATAGAGATTAATAAACTAGGCCCTAAATATGCAGTAGCTGCTGGACTTGCTTTAAAGGGGGTAGTGTAA
- a CDS encoding PilN domain-containing protein: MAEINLLPKEKRPRKSLMLNKKLLLVMICSVFFLSYLLTLNLQLNSHLKTAEELRIEIDNYHSLIEDIEEIKAYGDLLEKQIQIYSELLEGSSSWGEKLEEINKMVPENSFITALHMEDNKFLMIKGYALTLGDIAAFINCLNDRQYYTSVRLHNAIEETRGDITLLKYEIVCGI; the protein is encoded by the coding sequence ATGGCAGAAATAAACCTGCTTCCTAAAGAGAAAAGGCCCAGAAAGTCACTAATGCTTAACAAAAAACTTTTACTCGTTATGATTTGTTCAGTTTTTTTCTTAAGCTATCTATTAACACTTAATCTCCAGCTCAATAGTCATTTAAAGACAGCAGAGGAGCTAAGGATAGAAATAGACAACTACCACAGTTTAATTGAGGATATTGAAGAGATAAAAGCTTATGGGGACCTGCTGGAAAAGCAAATTCAAATATATAGTGAGTTATTAGAAGGCAGCAGTTCCTGGGGTGAAAAATTAGAAGAGATAAACAAAATGGTTCCTGAAAACTCTTTTATAACAGCTTTACATATGGAAGATAATAAGTTTCTGATGATTAAGGGCTATGCATTAACTTTGGGAGACATAGCAGCATTCATAAACTGCTTAAATGATAGACAGTACTACACGTCTGTTAGGCTGCATAATGCAATTGAAGAAACAAGAGGTGACATTACCCTGCTAAAGTATGAAATAGTATGTGGAATTTAA
- a CDS encoding stalk domain-containing protein, protein MKKLLIVIIFLAFLFLNHSSLLASGWMLKEYKGMTGGIKILVNGVQVETEVEPFILPDEGVTMVSLRDLSEALGFNVDWNDITNTISITGNMVSKTYTWDGKAKKRIEDLKVIRNVGPFYEKKINNYQIAGRFFGSGIAVDMEADDKTEFVLDLNRKYSTLDGYFGIDDTTMNSLGSYKLRILGDDRELFLSDLVKPSDYPRYIYPGRIDLTYINRLTIRIDWEEQEIGDYDQLTAVLANFNFYEK, encoded by the coding sequence ATGAAAAAATTGCTTATAGTTATTATTTTTTTAGCTTTTTTATTTCTAAATCATTCGTCATTACTAGCTTCAGGATGGATGCTTAAAGAATATAAAGGAATGACAGGAGGTATAAAAATACTAGTTAACGGTGTGCAAGTAGAAACAGAAGTGGAGCCCTTTATTTTACCTGATGAGGGGGTCACAATGGTTTCCCTGCGAGATCTGTCTGAGGCTCTTGGCTTTAATGTAGACTGGAATGATATTACAAATACAATTTCTATCACAGGTAATATGGTATCAAAAACATACACCTGGGATGGTAAAGCAAAGAAAAGAATAGAGGATTTAAAGGTAATACGGAATGTTGGCCCGTTTTATGAAAAAAAGATTAATAATTATCAAATAGCAGGGAGATTTTTTGGCTCAGGAATTGCAGTTGACATGGAGGCAGATGATAAAACTGAGTTTGTACTTGATTTAAATAGAAAATATTCAACTCTTGATGGTTATTTTGGCATCGATGATACAACAATGAATAGCCTAGGAAGCTATAAACTAAGAATTTTAGGTGATGATAGAGAGCTCTTTTTATCAGATCTGGTAAAACCATCAGATTACCCTAGATATATATACCCAGGAAGAATTGATTTAACCTATATTAACAGGTTAACTATTAGAATAGATTGGGAGGAACAAGAAATAGGGGATTATGACCAGTTAACAGCGGTACTTGCTAACTTTAATTTTTATGAGAAATAA